Proteins encoded in a region of the Granulicella sibirica genome:
- a CDS encoding alginate export family protein, with amino-acid sequence MLAAVVAVIALSAVHVSAQQSLYSDYPQKRGKTEPLQWSDLPAWMTLDMELRGRTEGQSSYNYTQNGDRAYELTRVYGSVEVRSTKFLTGYLQFIDTHALGLPTHVIAGNMRDAFDFRQGYVELHGHPGAVPVEVFVGRQELKFGSERIIGISDWTNNSRSWDGVDARIGDKNRVDLFSTSVVTVYPTSLDKHGAGLTFHGAYGSITTWIPKVHLSPYLLFHTVRGVTSSQGVKGNEVEATFGSEVEGSLPWNFDYEANASLQRGSYSTSSIHAGQTFEKLAYTFEKLPWEPRIGGEFDYATGNNHANANVMATYDQSYPSNHNAFGLVDLFGYQNIRQERINLDLGPRKNLTLLFQGGFLNLAQENDSVYSSSASTTIKAPTGGFATTDLGHEFDASAKYVFHDYIVANVGVGHLFPGEVLLDNKHGAADTIGYFSLTYRFRVDKQAKTSTQ; translated from the coding sequence ATGCTGGCAGCTGTTGTTGCCGTAATTGCATTGTCCGCGGTCCATGTCAGTGCACAACAGTCGCTGTATTCCGATTACCCTCAGAAGCGTGGAAAGACGGAGCCTCTGCAGTGGAGCGACCTTCCTGCCTGGATGACGTTGGACATGGAACTGCGCGGACGCACCGAGGGACAAAGCTCCTATAACTACACGCAGAACGGAGACCGCGCTTACGAACTCACGCGTGTATATGGCTCCGTCGAAGTGCGGTCCACGAAGTTCCTTACAGGCTACCTGCAGTTCATCGACACTCATGCGCTGGGTCTCCCAACACATGTTATCGCTGGCAATATGCGCGACGCCTTCGATTTTCGGCAGGGCTACGTGGAGCTCCATGGGCACCCCGGCGCAGTTCCGGTCGAAGTCTTCGTCGGACGCCAGGAGCTGAAGTTTGGAAGCGAGCGCATCATCGGCATCAGCGACTGGACCAACAACAGCCGGAGCTGGGATGGTGTCGACGCTCGCATCGGGGATAAGAACCGCGTTGATCTCTTCTCCACATCCGTAGTTACGGTGTATCCCACGTCGCTCGACAAACATGGCGCGGGGCTCACCTTTCACGGAGCATACGGTTCAATTACAACGTGGATTCCGAAGGTTCACCTCTCTCCCTACCTGCTTTTCCATACAGTGCGTGGTGTCACCAGCAGCCAGGGAGTGAAGGGCAACGAGGTAGAGGCCACCTTCGGCAGTGAGGTCGAGGGTTCGCTGCCATGGAATTTTGATTATGAAGCCAATGCCTCGCTGCAACGCGGGAGCTATTCCACGAGCTCCATTCATGCCGGACAAACTTTCGAAAAGCTCGCGTATACCTTCGAAAAGTTACCGTGGGAGCCACGCATCGGCGGAGAGTTCGATTACGCCACGGGAAACAACCACGCGAACGCCAACGTGATGGCGACGTACGATCAGTCTTATCCCTCAAACCACAATGCCTTTGGGCTCGTCGACTTGTTCGGTTACCAGAACATTCGACAGGAACGAATCAACCTCGACCTCGGACCCAGAAAGAACCTGACCCTGCTCTTTCAGGGCGGCTTCCTGAACCTCGCTCAGGAGAACGATTCGGTCTACTCCAGTTCGGCCTCAACGACCATCAAGGCGCCGACGGGCGGCTTTGCCACGACAGATCTGGGGCATGAGTTCGACGCCTCGGCCAAATACGTCTTTCACGACTACATCGTGGCGAACGTCGGCGTCGGCCACCTGTTTCCCGGAGAAGTCCTTCTTGATAACAAACATGGCGCGGCGGACACAATCGGATACTTCTCGCTTACCTATCGATTCCGTGTCGACAAGCAAGCCAAGACTTCAACTCAATAG
- a CDS encoding cupin domain-containing protein, whose translation MSDNNDHNPLSRRKFLGNSSAALVAIAGMQVAAGAQETTPIRSRDHHLVNELEPQPKNAALDAQNPSSNFSPVTDAGGQPPFKYPFSFSHKRIEGGGWTRQVTVRDMPMSKKMAGVQMRLIKGGVRELHWHVGAEWAFMISGSARITAVDQKGRGFVEDINEGDLWIFPGGIPHSIQGLGPDGAMFLLVFDDGNFNEFETFLLTDWLHHTMPEVLAKNFDVPESTFAKVPPKELFIFERDLPRPLAEEKNAVAAGTGTVPNSFAFFTSKMAPTKVTKGGEVKIVDVTNFPASNIAAAIVTLKPGGLRELHWHPNEDEWQYYVKGSGRMTVFAAGGRARTMDFQAGDVGYIDRSVPHFVENTGTEDLVFLEVFPTPNYEDISLAEWLAHTPSRLVDQHLGTGEDFLNKIQKKEAVITPQ comes from the coding sequence ATGTCAGACAATAACGACCACAACCCACTCAGCCGACGCAAATTTCTTGGAAACTCCTCCGCGGCTTTAGTCGCCATAGCAGGAATGCAGGTCGCCGCAGGGGCGCAAGAGACCACTCCCATTCGTTCCAGGGACCATCACCTGGTCAACGAACTGGAGCCGCAGCCGAAGAACGCCGCACTCGACGCACAGAACCCATCCTCAAACTTCAGCCCCGTAACCGACGCGGGCGGGCAACCACCCTTCAAATATCCCTTCTCGTTTTCACACAAACGTATCGAGGGTGGTGGCTGGACCCGTCAGGTCACCGTACGGGATATGCCCATGTCGAAGAAGATGGCCGGCGTGCAGATGCGCCTCATCAAGGGCGGCGTTCGTGAGTTGCACTGGCATGTTGGTGCTGAGTGGGCGTTTATGATCTCCGGCAGCGCACGCATCACGGCGGTCGATCAAAAGGGCCGGGGTTTCGTCGAGGACATCAACGAGGGAGACCTCTGGATCTTCCCAGGCGGCATCCCGCACTCCATCCAGGGCCTCGGACCAGATGGCGCGATGTTTCTTCTCGTATTCGACGACGGAAACTTCAACGAGTTCGAGACCTTCCTTCTCACCGACTGGCTGCACCACACCATGCCGGAAGTCCTGGCAAAAAACTTCGACGTGCCGGAAAGTACGTTCGCGAAGGTTCCGCCAAAGGAGCTTTTCATCTTCGAGCGCGACCTTCCCCGTCCTCTTGCGGAAGAGAAGAATGCGGTAGCAGCCGGCACGGGCACCGTTCCGAATTCCTTTGCCTTCTTTACCAGCAAGATGGCTCCGACAAAGGTGACCAAAGGCGGCGAGGTCAAGATCGTCGACGTCACGAACTTTCCCGCTTCGAACATCGCTGCGGCGATCGTCACGCTGAAGCCCGGCGGACTACGCGAATTGCACTGGCACCCGAATGAGGATGAGTGGCAGTACTACGTGAAAGGCAGCGGACGCATGACCGTCTTCGCCGCCGGGGGACGTGCCCGCACCATGGACTTCCAGGCGGGTGACGTAGGGTATATCGATCGCTCCGTCCCTCACTTCGTGGAAAATACCGGGACAGAAGATCTCGTCTTCCTCGAAGTCTTCCCCACTCCGAACTACGAAGACATTTCGCTGGCCGAGTGGCTCGCGCATACCCCTTCCCGACTCGTCGACCAGCACCTCGGTACTGGCGAAGATTTCCTCAACAAGATTCAGAAGAAAGAAGCAGTGATCACGCCCCAGTAG
- a CDS encoding L-lactate MFS transporter — MKVNRWGIALAGIVLQVVLGSVYAWSVFRTPLTRQFHWTISQVTLTFTICIVVLGFAAFFGGLWLAKAGPRTVAVTGALLYGLGTFLASFSGNSLWILYATYGLIGGIGLGFAYIVPVAVLVKWFPDRRGFITGVAVGGFGTGALITAPVATHLMASFGVLRTFALLGVAYAVLGVVASLFMRNPDKDWKPEGWVPSAALKAQRNSVDHTLGEALKTWQWWALWAILFLNTSAGISLISQESPVFQELAKVSVIVAAGMVGIVSIGNAVGRVFWAWVSDLLSRRTTFLVTFLLQVILFWFLPGVAGATTLTAVTFLILMCYGGGFGTMPAFAADYFGSSNVGSIYGLMLTAWGAASAFGPLLVAHMRQTSGNYRSGFHTLALIVLVATIIPLAIRPPAASSS, encoded by the coding sequence ATGAAAGTCAATCGTTGGGGGATTGCCCTCGCCGGTATCGTCCTGCAGGTCGTACTCGGATCCGTCTACGCGTGGAGTGTCTTCCGCACGCCACTTACCAGGCAATTTCACTGGACAATCTCTCAAGTCACCCTCACGTTCACCATTTGCATCGTTGTCCTTGGCTTCGCCGCCTTCTTTGGAGGTCTGTGGCTTGCCAAGGCCGGCCCGCGTACCGTTGCCGTAACCGGCGCGTTGCTCTACGGTCTAGGAACATTCCTTGCGAGCTTCTCCGGGAATAGCCTGTGGATCCTGTATGCCACGTACGGCTTGATCGGCGGCATCGGACTCGGATTCGCCTACATTGTCCCCGTCGCTGTCCTCGTCAAGTGGTTTCCGGATCGCCGAGGCTTCATCACTGGTGTTGCCGTGGGAGGCTTCGGTACGGGGGCTCTCATCACGGCTCCGGTTGCGACACACCTCATGGCCAGTTTTGGCGTCCTTCGCACGTTTGCGTTGCTGGGTGTCGCATACGCGGTTCTCGGAGTGGTCGCTTCCCTCTTCATGCGCAACCCGGACAAGGACTGGAAGCCTGAGGGCTGGGTACCATCCGCCGCGCTCAAAGCACAGCGAAACTCAGTTGATCACACGCTGGGCGAGGCGCTCAAAACCTGGCAGTGGTGGGCTCTCTGGGCGATCCTGTTCCTGAACACCAGCGCGGGCATCTCCCTGATCTCGCAGGAGTCCCCTGTCTTCCAGGAGCTAGCTAAGGTCAGCGTCATCGTGGCCGCCGGGATGGTGGGGATCGTCAGCATCGGCAACGCCGTCGGCCGGGTCTTCTGGGCTTGGGTGTCCGACCTGCTGAGTCGCCGCACGACGTTCCTCGTTACGTTTCTCTTGCAAGTAATCCTCTTCTGGTTTCTGCCGGGAGTCGCGGGCGCTACCACGCTCACCGCCGTCACATTCCTTATCCTGATGTGCTACGGCGGCGGCTTCGGGACGATGCCGGCGTTTGCGGCGGACTACTTCGGCTCATCGAACGTAGGCTCCATCTACGGACTGATGCTCACAGCCTGGGGGGCTGCCAGCGCCTTCGGCCCGCTTCTCGTAGCTCACATGCGCCAGACGAGTGGCAACTACCGCAGTGGATTCCATACTCTCGCACTCATCGTATTGGTTGCGACGATCATTCCGCTCGCGATTCGACCTCCCGCAGCCTCATCCAGCTAG
- a CDS encoding phospholipase C yields the protein MKRFEMLVAFALLLDGPLAASALGQGDLHRAQQAIKHVVVIFQENVSFDHYFGTYPHALNPAGEPRFDALPGTPAIDGYTDDLLKRNPNFLNEENEAGRANPFRLKRIQAATADQDHSYGPEQQAFHVGRMDLFPKSVGHPDGPRAPGEHTATAATSGLTMGYFDGNTVTAYWNYAQRFAMSDRQFDVIFGPSTPGAINLASGQTNGAVNDQNAEGGIVADGSGGFTMIADPQPSGDICSSTSDALVHMTGKNIGDLLNAHKISWGFFQGGFDLSSVNSNGSTGCRRSSRSEWAQVLKRDYLPHHEPFQYYKSTANPKHIRPSSANVVGASDDGGANHQYDVHDFFDAVKAGNFPTVSFLKAPGYEDGHAGYSSPLDEQAFVVSILNMLQDQKAWNNTVVVIAYDDSDGWYDHRMAKTINGSHTQADALDSPAKCGDGDTALPGVDAHAAHAQGRCGPGPRLPLLMISPWAKPNYVDHTQTDQTSILRLIEDLYLGGERIGGGSFDEHSGSLFGMLDFSKSRPQNTRLLILDPETGTAKK from the coding sequence ATGAAACGGTTTGAAATGCTGGTCGCTTTCGCACTCCTCCTGGATGGACCTTTGGCTGCGTCTGCGCTTGGTCAAGGGGACCTTCATCGTGCCCAGCAAGCGATCAAGCACGTCGTGGTCATCTTTCAGGAGAATGTTTCGTTCGATCACTATTTCGGAACCTACCCCCATGCGCTCAATCCAGCCGGTGAGCCGAGGTTCGATGCACTCCCTGGTACCCCCGCCATCGACGGCTACACCGACGATCTCCTCAAGAGGAATCCAAATTTTCTGAATGAGGAGAATGAAGCAGGCCGCGCGAACCCCTTCCGGCTGAAGCGAATTCAGGCCGCTACCGCGGATCAGGATCACAGTTATGGCCCTGAACAACAGGCGTTTCACGTCGGCAGGATGGACCTTTTTCCGAAATCGGTGGGCCACCCCGACGGACCTCGCGCACCCGGCGAACATACCGCGACTGCGGCAACCAGCGGGCTGACCATGGGATATTTCGACGGCAATACCGTGACGGCTTACTGGAACTATGCACAACGCTTCGCCATGAGCGACCGTCAATTTGACGTAATCTTCGGTCCATCCACACCGGGTGCCATCAATCTCGCATCCGGCCAGACCAACGGCGCAGTCAATGATCAGAATGCCGAAGGCGGCATCGTGGCGGACGGGAGCGGCGGATTTACGATGATCGCCGATCCCCAACCCTCCGGCGATATATGCTCCAGCACCTCGGACGCCCTTGTCCATATGACGGGAAAGAACATCGGCGACCTGCTGAATGCACACAAGATCTCCTGGGGCTTCTTTCAGGGCGGCTTCGATCTCTCTTCGGTGAACTCCAATGGATCGACAGGATGCCGGCGCAGTTCTCGATCCGAGTGGGCCCAGGTCCTGAAACGCGACTATCTGCCCCATCATGAGCCCTTTCAGTACTACAAATCCACCGCGAACCCAAAGCATATCCGTCCTTCTTCGGCGAATGTCGTAGGAGCAAGTGACGACGGCGGCGCGAATCATCAATACGACGTGCATGACTTCTTCGACGCGGTGAAAGCCGGCAACTTCCCTACGGTCAGCTTTCTCAAGGCGCCCGGGTATGAAGATGGGCACGCAGGCTATTCAAGTCCGCTAGATGAACAGGCGTTTGTAGTCAGCATCTTGAATATGCTGCAGGATCAGAAGGCGTGGAACAACACCGTGGTTGTCATCGCATACGACGACTCGGATGGATGGTATGACCATCGCATGGCTAAGACGATCAATGGCTCTCACACGCAGGCAGATGCGCTCGATAGTCCTGCAAAGTGTGGCGATGGCGACACCGCCCTGCCCGGCGTTGATGCCCACGCCGCTCATGCCCAGGGTCGCTGTGGCCCCGGACCACGTCTTCCCCTGCTCATGATCTCTCCCTGGGCGAAACCCAACTACGTTGATCACACACAAACTGATCAGACTTCTATTCTTCGATTGATTGAAGACCTTTACCTCGGCGGAGAACGTATCGGTGGAGGATCGTTCGATGAGCATTCTGGATCCCTCTTTGGGATGCTGGACTTCAGCAAATCAAGGCCTCAAAACACCCGCCTCCTAATCCTTGATCCAGAGACTGGCACCGCGAAGAAGTAG
- a CDS encoding multicopper oxidase family protein, which yields MAGMLHAPDTRTVAHLHGARVPSVSDGYPEDWFGPGGHKLCFYPNQQNACALWAHDHAMGVSRLNVIAGLTAWYILRDEEEDALGLPSGKYEVPLFLYDRSFTPSGQLYYPNPPDEGAWAQEFLGDAMLVNGKIQPYLQVEPRKYRFRVANTANSRFFSLGLSNGGSFIVIGSDQGLLGEAFTTSRLVLGPSERSDIVIDFSVSPGKQINLISDSLEIMQFRVGTEKLTDSSRIPSRLRDIDRIPERESIRTRFMTLNEFDGDNGEATMMLLNRKHWNDPVTEIVGLNTTEIWSFANLTQDVHPIHLHLVRFQVLDRQPFSVEDYLNDESIRYIAPKRSPGPQEMGWKDVVQCPPETVTRIIVRFGPYTGRYLWHCHILEHEANDMMRPYLVER from the coding sequence ATGGCGGGTATGCTCCATGCTCCTGATACACGAACGGTCGCGCATCTCCACGGCGCACGCGTTCCTTCTGTAAGTGATGGATATCCTGAAGACTGGTTTGGTCCGGGAGGACACAAGCTGTGCTTCTATCCAAACCAGCAGAACGCATGTGCGTTGTGGGCCCACGATCATGCCATGGGAGTAAGCCGTTTGAATGTGATCGCGGGGCTCACAGCCTGGTATATCTTGCGGGATGAAGAGGAGGATGCGCTCGGCTTGCCATCCGGGAAATATGAGGTTCCGCTCTTCCTTTACGATCGCAGCTTTACCCCGTCGGGGCAACTCTACTATCCGAATCCGCCCGATGAAGGAGCGTGGGCTCAGGAGTTTCTTGGCGACGCTATGCTCGTCAATGGAAAGATTCAACCGTATCTGCAGGTGGAGCCGCGAAAATATCGCTTTCGCGTCGCCAATACTGCTAATTCACGCTTCTTCTCTCTTGGCCTTTCGAATGGCGGCAGCTTCATCGTCATTGGATCCGATCAGGGACTACTTGGTGAGGCTTTCACGACCTCTCGCCTTGTTCTGGGTCCATCAGAGCGATCAGATATAGTGATTGACTTTAGTGTCTCGCCAGGCAAGCAGATCAACTTGATCAGTGACTCCCTCGAGATAATGCAATTCCGGGTCGGGACGGAAAAGCTAACCGATAGCAGTCGTATCCCGAGCAGGCTTCGTGATATCGACCGCATTCCCGAAAGAGAGTCGATTCGAACACGCTTCATGACGCTCAACGAGTTCGACGGTGACAACGGCGAAGCCACCATGATGCTGCTCAATCGCAAACACTGGAACGATCCCGTCACCGAAATTGTAGGGTTGAATACCACTGAGATCTGGAGCTTTGCGAACCTCACGCAGGATGTCCATCCAATTCACCTCCACCTCGTGCGTTTTCAGGTGCTGGATCGGCAGCCGTTCTCAGTAGAGGACTACTTGAACGACGAATCGATCCGTTACATCGCGCCAAAGCGATCACCCGGGCCACAGGAGATGGGATGGAAGGACGTCGTGCAGTGTCCCCCTGAAACGGTAACGAGAATCATTGTGCGCTTCGGTCCCTACACCGGCCGATACCTATGGCACTGCCACATACTCGAACACGAAGCAAATGACATGATGCGGCCATACCTTGTAGAGAGGTAG
- a CDS encoding TonB-dependent receptor, whose product MIVDRRSPPAGRSVLHSTMSFLCTGGALLLCIFSLATQNLYAQNTTADVVGTATDVSGAVIAGASVVLTDVDTQEKRTLVTNDAGQYAFTLLKPSHYSLTITSQGFKTATIASFNLSAGDRAREDAHLVIGGQDQVVEVEAQAPALQSDSSVMSNTVTETATQELPLNGRNFYNLVQITAGATEGLNNGLASGNRPDDRRLTSSVSVNGQADVINNQLIDGMDNNERVIGSIGVRPAVDAIQEVNIQTNTFTAESGRSAGAIINVITKSGTNQLHGTLYEFFRNTVLNANPYKFGQAIPKPAYRQNQYGGSIGGPILKDRTFFFGDYEGFRLSRSLNPTQTTVPTAFERASPGNFTDNPALNTTVTPTDKAGLAYFNLFPLPTSTAFTNNYTATPSNTQVGDTVDGRVDHRFSTTDFGFIRYTFNRLITNVGGLFPTVTSAGLSISPGGNLSSYAGPAKSLAHQVQFNYIHTFTPNLLLELKAGYTFLNNLQNPLNFGTAPNTAFGQQNINFSSRTNELSPVTISQGATLGGHPPIVYLENTWQYVGAVSWTHGKQTIKLGGGVIRRQDTTTQTDSASGSWTIANFTTLLTGTYTSLSRTDILFQPHNRTWEPHAYVQDDWHVAQNLTLNLGIRYDLYTPYTDTNNILSNFDTDQGKLVVAGSTADGHGNVRVDYSNIAPRVGFALTPMPKTVIRGGFGMSFAPENLTSGSALVNQPFNSTIGPCSTTSPCDPSHVHFGDGLPVPVANSATNPTGAVAAALDTHFKSTYIEQFNLTVEREFGGNVATLSYVGELGRRLAYYLPDVNPAIPNSQSFVNPSAATLAVSTFNYNTLRAFYGTSPGITQVPYFTSKGISSYNALQAVLKRRLTKGLDFAVTYTYAHNLDDAETISNDGGDGFGSVPSLVPQLEYGNANLDVRHRGTGAFNYTLPFGNDLTGYRGLLAKGWQFNGLVVLNTGLPFSITNIANRSGTRPGSANTDRPNQIANAHLDNRTVTRWFNTAAYVGQVGGTVGNERRDQVSGPGLQRVDLSLFKIFPLTERVKMEFRTEAFNVMNTAQFPFPNASLGNSAFGTISSTANAYNPRILQFAVRFKF is encoded by the coding sequence ATGATTGTTGATCGGCGAAGCCCGCCTGCAGGCAGGAGCGTTCTTCACAGCACAATGTCTTTTCTGTGCACCGGCGGTGCCCTGTTACTTTGCATTTTCAGCCTTGCGACGCAGAATCTCTACGCGCAGAACACGACGGCGGACGTAGTCGGCACGGCGACGGATGTCTCTGGTGCCGTGATCGCTGGCGCAAGCGTAGTGCTCACCGACGTTGACACGCAGGAAAAGAGGACCCTCGTCACCAACGATGCGGGTCAATATGCTTTTACCCTTCTCAAGCCAAGCCACTACTCTCTTACGATCACAAGCCAGGGCTTCAAGACAGCCACAATTGCATCCTTCAACCTGTCCGCAGGCGATCGTGCTCGAGAGGATGCGCACCTTGTGATCGGAGGGCAGGACCAGGTCGTCGAAGTAGAGGCGCAGGCTCCCGCGCTGCAGTCCGACTCCTCCGTCATGAGTAACACCGTTACCGAGACAGCCACGCAGGAACTGCCACTCAATGGCCGTAATTTCTACAACCTTGTCCAGATAACGGCGGGGGCGACGGAGGGCCTGAACAACGGCCTGGCCAGCGGTAACCGTCCCGATGACCGCCGCCTGACCTCGTCCGTCTCGGTCAACGGCCAGGCCGATGTAATCAACAACCAACTCATCGATGGCATGGACAATAACGAACGTGTTATCGGTTCGATCGGCGTCCGGCCTGCCGTCGACGCCATCCAGGAAGTCAACATCCAGACCAACACGTTTACGGCGGAGTCGGGACGGTCCGCCGGCGCCATCATTAACGTCATCACGAAGTCGGGCACGAACCAACTCCACGGTACGTTGTACGAGTTTTTCCGCAACACCGTGCTCAATGCGAACCCGTACAAATTCGGACAGGCTATTCCAAAGCCGGCTTACCGTCAGAACCAATACGGTGGAAGCATCGGCGGCCCGATCCTGAAAGACCGCACCTTCTTCTTCGGCGACTATGAAGGTTTCCGCCTGTCCCGTTCGCTCAATCCGACGCAGACCACCGTTCCTACTGCCTTCGAGCGCGCTAGTCCGGGCAACTTTACCGACAATCCCGCTCTCAATACGACCGTCACACCGACCGATAAAGCTGGTCTGGCATACTTCAACCTCTTTCCTCTACCCACCAGCACGGCCTTCACCAACAACTACACAGCTACTCCGTCAAACACGCAGGTTGGCGATACCGTAGATGGGCGCGTCGATCACCGCTTCAGCACAACGGACTTCGGCTTCATCCGCTACACCTTCAACCGGCTCATCACCAACGTTGGAGGTCTGTTCCCGACGGTTACATCTGCGGGCCTCAGCATCTCGCCCGGTGGAAATCTCAGCAGCTATGCCGGTCCGGCCAAGAGTCTCGCCCACCAGGTTCAGTTCAACTACATCCACACGTTCACGCCGAATCTGCTGCTCGAACTCAAGGCAGGCTATACCTTCCTCAACAACCTTCAGAACCCGCTCAACTTCGGCACGGCCCCAAACACCGCCTTCGGCCAGCAGAACATCAATTTCAGTTCGCGGACGAATGAGCTTTCGCCAGTGACCATCAGCCAGGGAGCGACGCTCGGAGGCCACCCTCCCATCGTCTATCTCGAGAACACCTGGCAGTATGTCGGTGCGGTGAGTTGGACGCATGGTAAGCAGACGATCAAACTCGGTGGAGGTGTGATTCGCCGCCAGGACACGACCACCCAGACTGACTCCGCCTCCGGTTCGTGGACCATCGCAAACTTCACCACCCTTCTTACCGGTACGTATACGAGTCTGAGCCGCACCGACATCCTCTTTCAGCCACATAACCGTACATGGGAGCCCCACGCCTATGTGCAGGACGACTGGCATGTCGCCCAGAACCTTACTCTCAACCTGGGCATTCGCTACGATCTCTACACGCCATACACGGATACCAACAACATCCTCTCCAACTTTGATACGGACCAGGGAAAGCTCGTCGTCGCGGGAAGCACCGCCGACGGCCATGGGAACGTTCGTGTCGACTACAGCAACATCGCGCCACGGGTAGGCTTCGCCCTTACCCCGATGCCCAAGACCGTCATCCGCGGTGGTTTCGGGATGAGCTTTGCGCCCGAGAACCTCACGTCCGGCTCGGCGTTGGTCAACCAGCCATTCAACTCCACGATCGGCCCATGCAGCACCACATCGCCCTGCGACCCAAGTCACGTACACTTCGGCGACGGGTTGCCAGTTCCAGTTGCAAATTCAGCGACGAATCCCACAGGCGCTGTGGCAGCCGCTCTCGACACGCACTTCAAGTCCACCTATATCGAGCAGTTCAACCTCACCGTCGAACGCGAGTTCGGCGGCAATGTCGCCACACTCTCTTACGTCGGCGAACTAGGCCGGCGACTCGCCTACTATCTGCCTGATGTCAACCCAGCCATTCCCAATAGCCAGTCGTTCGTCAACCCGAGCGCTGCAACACTCGCCGTTTCCACCTTCAACTACAACACCCTTCGCGCGTTCTACGGCACCTCTCCTGGCATCACCCAAGTACCCTACTTCACGAGCAAAGGAATCTCCTCGTATAACGCGTTGCAAGCCGTGCTCAAACGCCGCTTGACCAAGGGTCTCGACTTCGCCGTCACGTATACCTACGCCCACAATCTCGACGACGCCGAGACGATCAGCAACGACGGAGGCGACGGCTTTGGCTCCGTCCCCTCCCTCGTTCCGCAACTCGAGTACGGCAATGCCAACCTCGACGTGCGGCATCGCGGCACCGGCGCCTTCAACTATACCCTCCCCTTTGGAAATGACCTGACTGGCTATCGCGGGCTCCTGGCTAAGGGCTGGCAGTTCAACGGGCTGGTGGTTCTCAATACTGGCCTTCCTTTCTCCATCACCAACATCGCCAATCGCAGCGGAACCCGTCCCGGTTCGGCGAATACGGATCGCCCGAATCAGATAGCGAATGCGCACCTCGACAATCGAACCGTCACCAGATGGTTCAACACCGCTGCTTACGTCGGACAAGTAGGCGGCACGGTCGGCAACGAGCGTCGTGACCAGGTTTCCGGGCCCGGACTGCAGCGCGTGGATCTTTCGCTATTCAAGATCTTTCCCCTCACGGAACGAGTCAAGATGGAGTTTCGTACCGAAGCCTTCAACGTGATGAACACCGCGCAATTCCCGTTCCCGAACGCCTCACTTGGCAACTCGGCATTTGGCACGATCTCGAGTACTGCAAATGCCTACAACCCGCGTATTCTCCAGTTCGCCGTCCGCTTCAAGTTCTAG